Proteins encoded together in one Lathyrus oleraceus cultivar Zhongwan6 chromosome 5, CAAS_Psat_ZW6_1.0, whole genome shotgun sequence window:
- the LOC127084752 gene encoding leucine--tRNA ligase, cytoplasmic: MFISLTSPPLVQRLNKYLASALNRVRGISDMASDGGKKFARRDRLREIEVKVQQWWEEKQVFKSEPGDKPPEPGQKFFGNFPFPYMNGYLHLGHAFSLSKLEFAAAFHRLRGANVLLPFAFHCTGMPIKASADKLAREIQQFGNPPVFPEEVVEELESVAIVESVGDESGAPAKFKGKKSKVAAKSSGQAYQWEILRSVGISDAEISEFQDPYKWLSYFPPLAIEDLKAFGLGCDWRRSFITTDMNPYFDSFVRWQMRKLKSLGKVVKDVRYTIFSPLDGQPCADHDRASGEGVQPQEYTIIKMELVSPFPEKFKVLEGKKVFLAAATLRPETMYGQTNAWVLPDGKYGAFEINETEVFVTARRAALNLAYQNHSRVPQKPTCLLELTGHDLIGLPLKSPLSFNEIIYALPMLSILMDKGTGVVTSVPSDAPDDYMALHDLKSKPAFRAKYGVKDEWVLPFEIVPIIDVPPFGNKCAETVCLQMKIKSQNEKDKLAEAKKQTYLKGFTDGTMIVGEFSGKKVQEVKPLIRSRLLETGQAIIYSEPEKRVMSRSGDECVVALTDQWYITYGESEWKKLADECLSNMSLYSEETRHGFEHTLGWLNQWACSRSFGLGTRIPWDEQFLVESLSDSTIYMAYYTIAHYLQEGDMYGSSESSIKPQQLTDDVWDYIFCDGPLPKSTDISSSVLERMKLEFEYWYPFDLRVSGKDLIQNHLTFCIYNHTAIFPKHYWPRGFRCNGHTMLNSEKMSKSTGNFRTIRQAIEEFSADATRFSLADAGDGVDDANFVFETANAAILKLTKELAWYESILPAESSLRTGPPSIYADRVFANEINIAVRTTEQNYSNYMFRDALKTGFYDLQAARDEYILSCGVGGLNRDLVWRFMDVQTRLLAPICPHYAEFIWRDILKKDGFVVKAGWPTADAPDLTLKSANKYLQDSIVLIRKLLQKQLSGSKKGNKKSAPVVTPGQIKVKCLVYVNEQYDGWKAECLSILQNSFNKDTRTFPPDSEIKEALQQSSFGQSSEFRRIQKLCMPFLKFKKEEAIAIGAQALDLRLPFGEIDVLRENSELIKRQVSSKDVLVEDVTIVSAADADSVAKAGSLVTILNENPPSPGSPTPIFFPN, from the exons ATGTTCATTTCTCTAACTTCACCGCCGCTCGTACAAAG GTTGAATAAATATCTAGCTTCGGCGTTGAATCGTGTTCGCGGAATCTCCGATATGGCTTCCGACGGTGGCAAAAAGTTCGCTCGTAGAGACCGTCTTCGCGAAATCGAGGTAAAAGTTCAACAATGGTGGGAAGAGAAACAGGTTTTCAAATCTGAACCTGGTGATAAACCACCCGAACCAGGTCAAAAATTCTTCGGAAATTTCCCCTTTCCTTACATGAACGGCTATTTACATCTAGGTCATGCTTTTTCCCTTTCGAAACTCGAATTTGCCGCCGCGTTTCACCGTCTTCGCGGTGCAAATGTGTTGTTGCCTTTTGCTTTTCATTGTACTGGTATGCCAATTAAAGCTTCTGCTGATAAATTGGCTAGAGAGATTCAACAGTTTGGTAATCCTCCGGTTTTTCCGGAAGAAGTTGTTGAGGAACTGGAGAGTGTTGCTATTGTTGAAAGTGTAGGTGATGAAAGTGGTGCTCCTGCTAAGTTTAAAGGGAAGAAATCTAAGGTTGCGGCGAAATCGAGTGGACAGGCTTATCAATGGGAGATTTTGCGGAGTGTTGGGATATCTGATGCTGAGATTTCGGAGTTTCAGGATCCTTATAAGTGGTTATCTTATTTTCCGCCGTTGGCTATTGAGgatcttaaggcttttggttTAGGTTGTGATTGGAGGAGGTCGTTTATTACGACTGATATGAATCCTTACTTTGATTCGTTTGTTAGGTGGCAGATGAGAAAATTGAAGTCATTAGGGAAGGTTGTTAAGGATGTTAGGTATACGATTTTTTCGCCTTTGGATGGACAGCCGTGTGCAGATCATGATAGGGCTAGCGGTGAAGGTGTTCAGCCTCAAGAGTATACTATTATTAAGATGGAGTTGGTATCGCCTTTCCCTGAGAAGTTTAAGGTTTTGGAAGGAAAGAAGGTTTTTCTTGCTGCGGCGACGTTGAGACCCGAGACTATGTATGGTCAAACAAATGCATGGGTGTTGCCTGATGGGAAATATGGTGCATTTGAGATTAATGAAACAGAGGTTTTTGTTACGGCGCGTAGGGCAGCTCTTAATCTTGCTTACCAGAATCACTCTAGGGTACCTCAGAAACCAACTTGCTTGCTTGAGCTTACTGGTCATGATTTGATTGGACTTCCATTGAAATCTCCTCTTTCCTTTAATGAAATTATATATGCACTCCCTATGTTGTCTATTTTGATGGATAAAGGTACCGGGGTGGTGACCAGTGTACCTAGTGATGCTCCTGATGACTACATGGCGTTGCATGATTTGAAGTCAAAACCGGCGTTTAGGGCAAAGTACGGTGTGAAAGATGAATGGGTGTTGCCGTTTGAGATTGTGCCTATCATTGATGTTCCTCCGTTTGGAAATAAGTGCGCTGAGACGGTTTGCTTGCAGATGAAAATTAAAAGTCAGAATGAGAAAGACAAGCTTGCAGAAGCCAAGAAGCAAACATACTTGAAAGGATTCACTGACGGAACTATGATTGTTGGAGAATTTTCCGGGAAGAAAGTTCAGGAAGTTAAGCCCTTGATTAGGAGCAGGCTTTTGGAAACAG GTCAAGCTATTATATACAGTGAGCCAGAGAAGCGGGTGATGTCAAGATCTGGTGATGAATGTGTTGTAGCTCTGACGGATCAGTGGTATATTACATACGGGGAATCAGAATGGAAGAAGTTAGCTGATGAATGCCTGTCTAACATGAGCCTGTATTCCGAGGAGACACGTCATGGATTTGAGCATACTTTAGGCTGGTTGAACCAATGGGCTTGCTCACGATCATTTGGTCTTGGGACACGCATACCATGGGATGAACAGTTCCTAGTTGAGTCTCTATCGGATTCTACCATTTACATGGCTTATTACACCATTGCACATTATTTGCAGGAGGGTGACATGTATGGATCCAGTGAATCATCTATCAAACCTCAACAGCTGACTGATGATGTCTGGGATTATATTTTCTGTGATGGACCTCTCCCTAAGTCCACTGATATTTCATCATCCGTTTTAGAAAGAATGAAGCTCGAGTTTGAGTACTGGTATCCATTTGATCTTCGGGTTTCTGGTAAAGATCTTATCCAAAATCACCTTACCTTCTGCATTTACAACCATACTGCAATTTTCCCCAAACATTACTGGCCTCGTGGGTTTAGATGCAATGGCCATACAATGCTCAATTCTGAGAAAATGTCCAAGTCCACTGGAAACTTCAGAACAATTCGTCAGGCAATTGAGGAGTTTTCTGCTGATGCTACACGGTTCTCTTTGGCTGATGCTGGCGATGGTGTTGATGATGCAAATTTTGTCTTTGAGACAGCAAATGCGGCAATTCTCAAGCTCACCAAAGAGCTTGCATGGTATGAATCAATTTTGCCTGCAGAATCTTCTTTGAGAACTGGTCCACCGTCTATTTATGCCGATCGTGTATTTGCTAATGAAATTAACATTGCTGTCAGAACAACTGAGCAAAATTACTCCAACTATATGTTTCGAGATGCCCTCAAGACTGGCTTTTATGATCTTCAGGCTGCTAGGGATGAGTATATATTGTCATGTGGGGTTGGCGGTTTAAATCGTGATTTGGTGTGGCGTTTTATGGATGTGCAGACACGCCTTCTAGCACCTATCTGTCCACATTATGCAGAGTTTATTTGGAGAGACATTTTGAAGAAGGATGGCTTTGTGGTGAAGGCAGGTTGGCCAACAGCGGATGCTCCTGACCTTACACTAAAGAGTGCCAACAAATATCTACAGGATTCTATTGTGCTGATAAGGAAGTTGCTTCAAAAGCAACTTTCAGGCTCAAAGAAAGGAAATAAGAAGTCCGCTCCAGTTGTAACGCCGGGACAAATCAAGGTAAAATGCTTGGTATATGTGAATGAGCAATATGACGGTTGGAAAGCTGAGTGCCTTAGTATTCTCCAAAACAGCTTTAACAAAGATACCCGAACTTTTCCTCCGGATTCAGAAATAAAGGAGGCGTTACAACAGAGTTCTTTTGGTCAATCTTCTGAATTTAGACGTATTCAGAAGTTATGTATGCCTTTCTTGAAGTTTAAGAAGGAAGAAGCAATTGCAATTGGGGCTCAAGCCCTGGATTTGAGATTGCCATTTGGTGAAATTGATGTTCTTAGGGAAAACTCTGAATTGATTAAGAGACAGGTAAGTTCAAAAGATGTTCTTGTGGAAGATGTGACCATTGTATCGGCAGCAGATGCTGATTCTGTGGCTAAAGCCGGATCTCTTGTAACTATATTAAACGAAAATCCTCCATCTCCTGGAAGTCCTACTCCCATCTTCTTTCCTAATTAG